Part of the Gramella sp. Hel_I_59 genome, ATTGATCCCGTATCCAATAAGTACAAGATGATCCTTCAGATTCTCTTCGGAAAATTCTTCGTCGGCTTTAGTACTTCTCTTAATGTTTTCCAGTCTTTTTCTAACCGCTGGAGGAATTGGCGCCTTCAAAAGTGCATAGGTGATCCTTGGAGCAGATTCTATCAGGAACGGCGTAATTCCCATCGTTATAATAGAAATTGCGAGGAAATACTGGTAGATATTTTCAGGAATAATACCGCTTTCCTTTCCTACTCCAGAAAGTAACAGGGAGAATTCACCAACCTGAAAGAGACTAAAGATAGCAAGAAACATGGTTCTGGCTGGAAACTTCAGGATTAGTACAGTAACTCCAATAACCAGCATTTTCAGTAATACTACTGCGAGTACAAGTCCAATAATGATCAGGATATTTTCAGCAAAGAAATCAAGGTTCAGCAGTGTCCCTACCGAGATAAAGAAAAAGCTTATAAATATTTCTCTAAAGGGTAATACGTTTGCAGTAGCCTGGTGACTGTAATCTGATTCAGAAATAATGAGTCCGGCGAAAAACGCTCCTAATGCAAGAGATAAACCGACCGTAGAAGTTAACCATGCTACGCCAAAACAAAATACTACGACCGTAAGAATAAATAATTCCTGGTTTTTTGTCTTCACGACCCATCCAAAGATCTTAGGAGCCACATACCGCGCAAGAATATATACAATCACCAATACCAGTAGGATTTTTAAGATCATGATCCCTACTGTCGTGAGAATATTTGGCGTCTCTCCGGCCAGCAGGGGCGTAAACAGCATCATTGGAACTACCACAATATCCTGGAAAATAAGAATTCCCAGACCTATTTTTCCATGCGGTGTGGAAATTTCCCCTTTCTCCTGAAGTAATTTTAAGACGATCGCCGTACTACTTAAACTAAATAGGAAACCCAGGAATATAGAAGTGTTTAAAGGCAGTCCCAATGCGGTTGATATTCCAGCAGTGGCAAGTATTGTACCTCCAACCTGTAATCCACCACCAAGAAATATGATCTTCTTGATGGATGCCAGACCTTTTAATGATAGTTCGATCCCAATTACAAACAGTAGGAATATAATTCCAATTTCTGAAAGTAATTCTACATCATGCTGCGAACTAATTAAGTTAAAAGCATGCGGGCCCGCTATGATTCCAGCAAGAAGAAATCCCAGAATTGCCGGTAGTTTCAACTTCTGGAATACGAGAATGATCACGATCGATAATCCTAGTATAATAACAATATCCTGAAGGATTGGAATTTCCATATTTTGGCTGGTTAATTAGTTTTTAAAGATAAAAATACTGCGAGAGCGACTCTAGCATTTAAACAAAAAAAGCGGCAGTAAAAACTGCCGCTCTATATGAAATACCTGGATTTGATTAACCCTTCAACCAGGCATTTCGTAATTCAATTTTATCACCATCTGCATTCTGTACTTCGCTTAAAGTCATTTGGGTATCCATAGGTGTAGATACCTTCGCTTTCAATTGCATCTCTTCTTCATTTCGAACAATGGTCATGGTAATGTCATCACCTTC contains:
- a CDS encoding cation:proton antiporter — protein: MEIPILQDIVIILGLSIVIILVFQKLKLPAILGFLLAGIIAGPHAFNLISSQHDVELLSEIGIIFLLFVIGIELSLKGLASIKKIIFLGGGLQVGGTILATAGISTALGLPLNTSIFLGFLFSLSSTAIVLKLLQEKGEISTPHGKIGLGILIFQDIVVVPMMLFTPLLAGETPNILTTVGIMILKILLVLVIVYILARYVAPKIFGWVVKTKNQELFILTVVVFCFGVAWLTSTVGLSLALGAFFAGLIISESDYSHQATANVLPFREIFISFFFISVGTLLNLDFFAENILIIIGLVLAVVLLKMLVIGVTVLILKFPARTMFLAIFSLFQVGEFSLLLSGVGKESGIIPENIYQYFLAISIITMGITPFLIESAPRITYALLKAPIPPAVRKRLENIKRSTKADEEFSEENLKDHLVLIGYGINGSNISKAAQKAEIPYVIIDANPEAFDKAKELKEPVIFGDAINTTILKHAHVQEARVIVIAISDAGATRKMLTSIRQLTKTATIIVRTKYVKEMEEVLKLGADEVIPEEFETSIEIFTRVLKKYLVPFDEIQEFINQIRSSDYEMLTSMKKRPHSPALQHLNIPNREIVTLKVNRDNRQIVGKSIEDSGIGKNFQVTLLAIQRDRRYLTEISPKTIIEQGDLLYLFGHPTNINHLNDQLSFK